A region from the Kineothrix sp. IPX-CK genome encodes:
- the trpC gene encoding indole-3-glycerol phosphate synthase TrpC encodes MILDEIAAKTRVRVEELKKRRDLYSLRRDAEAMAPAMEKSGDFPFRRALAAEGMSFICEVKKASPSKGIIAEEFPYLDIAKEYEEAGAAAISVLTEPFYFLGSDSYLEQIASAVRIPVLRKDFTVDEYQIFEAKLLGASAILLICTLLGEKRLKEYLEIAHSVGLSALVEAHTEYEVEAALRAEAGIIGVNNRNLKTFKVDITTSSRLRKLVPEEIVFVSESGIRTAQDVAILKQNKTDAVLIGETFMRSSDKKRQLSILRGEEL; translated from the coding sequence ATGATATTAGATGAAATTGCAGCAAAAACCCGTGTGAGGGTGGAGGAACTGAAAAAGAGGAGAGACCTTTATTCATTGCGAAGAGATGCGGAGGCAATGGCCCCTGCCATGGAAAAGAGCGGAGATTTTCCTTTTAGGAGGGCGCTGGCCGCAGAAGGGATGTCCTTTATCTGTGAGGTGAAGAAGGCTTCTCCGTCGAAGGGCATTATTGCGGAGGAATTCCCCTATCTGGATATTGCGAAGGAATATGAAGAGGCGGGAGCCGCGGCGATTTCCGTGCTGACAGAGCCCTTTTATTTCCTTGGCAGCGACAGCTATCTGGAGCAGATAGCGTCGGCGGTGAGGATACCGGTGCTTAGAAAAGACTTCACAGTGGATGAGTATCAGATCTTCGAAGCGAAGCTGCTTGGCGCCTCCGCCATTCTGTTGATCTGTACGCTTCTCGGGGAGAAGCGGTTAAAAGAATATTTGGAAATCGCTCATAGTGTCGGATTATCCGCCCTTGTTGAGGCACATACGGAGTATGAAGTAGAAGCGGCACTTAGGGCGGAAGCCGGAATCATAGGAGTAAATAACCGGAATCTGAAAACCTTTAAGGTTGACATAACAACCAGCAGCCGTCTGCGAAAGCTTGTCCCGGAAGAAATCGTCTTCGTATCGGAGAGCGGAATCAGGACAGCGCAGGATGTGGCAATACTTAAGCAGAATAAGACGGATGCCGTTCTGATCGGAGAAACTTTTATGCGAAGCTCCGATAAGAAAAGGCAGCTTTCCATCTTGCGAGGAGAAGAACTGTGA
- the trpD gene encoding anthranilate phosphoribosyltransferase gives MIKEAIQKVVTKQDLSYQEAETVMDEIMSGSASQIQMSAYLTSLSLKGENIEEITASAAGMRKHCIRLLHDMEVLEIVGTGGDKSNSFNISTTSAIVVSAMGIPVAKHGNRAASSKCGAADVLEALGVNINISPEKSKELLEKIGICFLFAQNYHIAMKYVAPVRKELGIRTVFNILGPLSNPAGANMQLLGVYDEELVEPMAKVLANLGVKNAMVVFGQDGLDEISMSSATTVCEVRNNEFRKYTLEPEQFGMERCKKEDLLGGTPEENAQITLSILKGEKGPKRDAVVLNSAAALYVADSSLTLQEAVYKVQETIDNGSALKQLERFVSLSNS, from the coding sequence ATGATAAAGGAAGCGATTCAGAAGGTAGTAACTAAACAGGATTTAAGTTATCAGGAAGCGGAAACGGTAATGGATGAGATTATGAGCGGCAGCGCTTCTCAGATTCAGATGTCAGCATATCTGACATCACTGTCATTAAAGGGAGAGAACATCGAGGAAATTACCGCCTCGGCAGCAGGCATGAGAAAGCACTGCATCCGCTTGCTTCATGACATGGAAGTATTGGAAATCGTAGGTACAGGAGGAGATAAATCCAATTCCTTCAATATATCCACCACCTCGGCAATCGTCGTATCGGCTATGGGAATTCCTGTTGCTAAGCATGGTAACCGTGCAGCCAGCAGCAAATGCGGAGCGGCCGACGTATTGGAGGCGCTTGGTGTGAACATCAATATTTCGCCGGAAAAGAGCAAGGAGCTTTTGGAAAAAATAGGAATCTGCTTCCTGTTCGCACAGAACTATCATATAGCCATGAAATATGTGGCTCCGGTGAGAAAAGAGCTTGGAATCCGCACAGTGTTCAATATTCTCGGACCTCTTTCCAATCCGGCGGGAGCCAATATGCAGCTTCTTGGAGTATACGATGAGGAGCTGGTGGAGCCCATGGCGAAGGTGCTTGCCAATCTGGGGGTCAAAAATGCAATGGTAGTATTCGGTCAGGACGGACTTGATGAGATTTCTATGAGCTCTGCCACCACCGTATGCGAAGTGAGAAATAACGAGTTCAGGAAATATACGCTGGAGCCGGAGCAGTTTGGCATGGAGAGATGTAAGAAAGAAGATTTGCTGGGCGGGACTCCCGAAGAAAATGCGCAGATTACTCTTTCAATTCTAAAAGGCGAAAAAGGGCCCAAAAGAGATGCCGTTGTGCTTAATTCGGCAGCAGCGCTTTATGTGGCGGATTCCTCTCTTACTTTGCAGGAAGCGGTTTATAAAGTACAGGAAACGATAGATAATGGAAGTGCACTTAAGCAATTGGAGCGTTTCGTATCTTTATCCAATTCTTAA
- a CDS encoding aminodeoxychorismate/anthranilate synthase component II translates to MILLIDNYDSFSYNLYQLIGSIDPGIKVIRNDELTIPEIEELDISHIVLSPGPGRPADAGICEEALKHFAGTIPILGVCLGHQAICEAYGAQVSYAKELMHGKQSEISIEGDCKLFKGLPETIKAARYHSLAAVEETMPEELLITAKTGDGEIMGVKHRDFEVYGVQFHPESILTPDGEAILRNFLTA, encoded by the coding sequence ATGATACTGCTAATCGACAATTACGACAGCTTTTCTTACAATCTGTATCAGCTTATCGGTTCTATAGACCCGGGAATCAAGGTGATTCGCAACGATGAATTGACGATTCCCGAAATAGAGGAGCTGGATATCAGCCATATTGTTTTATCACCCGGCCCGGGCAGACCGGCAGATGCGGGAATTTGCGAGGAAGCGCTTAAACATTTTGCAGGAACGATTCCGATACTCGGCGTATGCCTCGGACATCAGGCGATATGCGAAGCTTATGGTGCACAGGTATCCTATGCGAAGGAGCTTATGCATGGGAAGCAGTCTGAGATATCGATAGAGGGGGATTGCAAGCTTTTTAAGGGGCTGCCCGAGACGATCAAAGCGGCGAGGTACCATTCCCTCGCTGCCGTAGAAGAAACCATGCCGGAGGAACTTCTCATAACGGCAAAGACCGGGGACGGAGAAATTATGGGAGTGAAGCACAGAGATTTCGAGGTATACGGCGTGCAGTTCCATCCTGAATCTATCCTTACGCCGGATGGAGAAGCCATACTCCGTAATTTTTTAACAGCATAA
- the trpE gene encoding anthranilate synthase component I: MYTPTLEEVKAFAKAYKTVPISRVIYSDFCTPIEVLRILKSVSCHCYMLESLEDTDKWGRYTFLGYDPKLEITCTDKTVRISTGTELVIKDANPARYIRQIIEENKCPRIKELPTFTGGLVGYFSYDYIKYSEPSLNLDARDEENFKDVDLMLFDKVIAFDNLKQKVFLIVNMKTDSPVENYKKAIRELNDMEALITKGTPAQIQPLRIKSEFRPLFKEKEYCRMVEKAKNYIKEGDIFQVVLSNRLEADVEGSLFDTYRVLRTTNPSPYMFYFSSDDIEIAGASPETLVKLENGGLYTFPLAGTRSRGKTEEEDERLEKELLADPKELAEHNMLVDLGRNDIGKISRFGSVQVEEYMSIEKFSHVMHIGSTVKGEIRQDKTSLDAIGAVLPAGTLSGAPKIRACEIINELENNKRGIYGGAIGYIDFTGNMDTCIAIRIAFKKNGKVFIRSGAGIVADSVPEKEYQECINKAKAVMSALQTAEGGI; encoded by the coding sequence ATGTACACACCAACCCTGGAAGAAGTTAAGGCTTTTGCAAAAGCCTACAAGACGGTCCCGATCAGCCGTGTCATTTATTCCGATTTCTGTACTCCCATAGAGGTGCTCAGGATATTGAAATCGGTAAGCTGTCACTGTTACATGTTAGAAAGCCTTGAGGATACGGACAAATGGGGAAGGTATACATTCTTGGGCTATGACCCCAAGCTGGAAATAACCTGCACGGATAAGACAGTACGGATCAGCACAGGTACAGAGTTAGTTATAAAGGACGCGAATCCCGCCCGGTATATCAGGCAGATCATCGAGGAGAATAAGTGCCCGAGGATCAAAGAGCTTCCAACCTTTACAGGAGGACTTGTGGGATATTTCTCCTACGATTATATAAAATACAGTGAACCCTCCTTGAATCTCGATGCCAGAGACGAGGAAAACTTCAAGGACGTGGATCTTATGCTTTTCGATAAAGTGATCGCCTTCGATAACCTGAAGCAGAAAGTGTTCCTGATCGTCAATATGAAGACAGATTCCCCTGTGGAAAATTATAAGAAAGCGATACGGGAGCTTAACGACATGGAGGCGCTCATCACTAAGGGCACGCCGGCACAGATACAGCCCCTTCGCATCAAGTCGGAGTTCCGTCCGCTCTTTAAGGAGAAGGAATACTGCAGGATGGTAGAAAAAGCGAAGAATTACATCAAAGAAGGAGATATCTTTCAGGTGGTGTTGTCCAACCGCTTGGAAGCGGATGTGGAAGGAAGCCTCTTCGATACTTACAGAGTGCTTCGGACGACCAATCCCTCTCCCTATATGTTCTATTTCAGCAGTGATGATATCGAGATAGCAGGAGCATCGCCGGAGACCTTGGTAAAGCTGGAGAACGGCGGCCTGTACACTTTCCCGCTAGCCGGAACGAGGTCCAGAGGCAAGACGGAGGAAGAGGATGAGAGGTTGGAAAAGGAACTGCTTGCGGATCCCAAGGAACTTGCCGAACACAATATGCTGGTAGATCTTGGCAGAAACGATATCGGTAAGATCAGCCGCTTCGGTTCCGTGCAGGTTGAGGAATATATGTCCATCGAGAAATTCTCTCATGTTATGCACATCGGTTCTACGGTAAAGGGAGAAATCAGACAGGATAAGACGTCTTTAGATGCGATAGGTGCGGTGCTTCCCGCAGGAACTCTTTCAGGAGCGCCTAAGATCAGGGCCTGTGAGATTATCAATGAGTTAGAGAATAACAAGAGAGGAATCTACGGCGGAGCTATAGGATATATCGATTTCACAGGAAATATGGACACCTGCATTGCAATAAGGATCGCCTTTAAGAAAAATGGGAAGGTATTCATCCGTTCAGGAGCAGGAATCGTAGCGGACAGCGTGCCGGAGAAGGAATACCAGGAGTGCATCAACAAAGCAAAGGCGGTAATGAGCGCCTTGCAGACGGCGGAAGGAGGAATTTAA
- a CDS encoding IS481 family transposase, which translates to MASITQDMRYRLSLIHYADKYGVSKAAVRYKTNRQYIYRWKRRFDGSIESLRDRSRKPHHHPNQHTDAERKLISDMRRRNPDAGLVVLWVKLMQRGYSRSIPGLYRFLRKQGILARRPPNPKYIPKPYEAMSYPGQRIQIDVKFVPSVCLTGDAKGKRFYQYTAIDEFSRWRFVEAFEEHSSYSSSQFLEHLIKAFPLPIECVQTDNGQEFTKRFASYGGCDKPTLFQVRLQQHGIRHKLIRPFTPRHNGKVERSHRKDNERFYATHRFYSLEDFGRQLKIYNTRDYNRFPMRPLGWKSPAEILKNYLRSL; encoded by the coding sequence ATGGCTAGTATAACACAGGATATGAGGTATCGTCTATCTCTCATTCATTACGCGGATAAGTATGGTGTCTCCAAGGCCGCTGTCAGATATAAGACCAACAGACAGTATATTTATCGTTGGAAACGTCGTTTTGATGGTTCTATCGAATCCCTTAGGGACCGTTCCAGAAAACCTCACCATCACCCCAACCAGCATACCGATGCCGAAAGGAAGCTCATTTCGGATATGCGCAGACGCAATCCAGATGCCGGACTGGTCGTCCTTTGGGTCAAGCTCATGCAGCGGGGATACTCCCGCTCCATCCCCGGACTCTATCGCTTCCTGAGAAAACAGGGCATTCTGGCACGAAGACCTCCAAATCCCAAGTACATCCCTAAGCCTTACGAAGCCATGAGCTATCCCGGACAGCGCATCCAGATCGACGTCAAATTTGTCCCTTCTGTCTGCCTGACAGGTGATGCCAAAGGGAAGCGTTTTTATCAATACACAGCCATCGATGAATTCTCCCGATGGCGTTTCGTGGAAGCCTTTGAAGAACACAGTTCTTATTCTTCCTCACAGTTTTTGGAGCACCTGATCAAAGCATTTCCCTTACCCATCGAGTGTGTGCAGACCGATAATGGGCAGGAATTCACCAAGCGGTTTGCTTCTTATGGTGGTTGCGATAAACCGACTCTTTTTCAGGTAAGGCTACAGCAGCATGGCATCCGTCATAAGTTGATCCGTCCCTTCACTCCAAGACATAATGGGAAGGTAGAGCGCAGCCACAGAAAAGACAATGAACGCTTTTATGCCACCCATCGATTCTACTCATTGGAGGACTTTGGCAGACAGTTAAAGATCTATAACACAAGGGATTATAACCGCTTTCCCATGAGGCCCCTTGGATGGAAATCTCCCGCAGAGATATTAAAGAATTATTTACGGTCACTGTAA
- a CDS encoding helix-turn-helix domain-containing protein → MDCSKVGKLIYDLRREKGMTQKQLADAMNISDKAISKWERGMGCPDVSLLQDLSGILGVNIEKILSGDLEPNSVEAGNMKKIKFHVCPTCGNIITCTGEAQISCCGRKLPALVPQKSQGEHSLKVETVEEDYYITFSHEMSKEHFLNFIAFVTLDKVLLIRLYPEQSGEVRFPKLRSGGTLYFGCSRHGLWEEKL, encoded by the coding sequence ATGGATTGCAGTAAAGTGGGCAAATTGATTTACGATTTGCGGAGAGAAAAAGGAATGACACAAAAACAGCTGGCGGATGCCATGAACATCAGCGACAAGGCCATTTCAAAATGGGAACGCGGGATGGGCTGCCCCGATGTGTCTTTATTGCAGGATCTATCGGGAATCCTCGGAGTAAATATTGAAAAAATTCTGTCGGGGGATCTGGAGCCCAACAGTGTGGAGGCCGGAAATATGAAGAAAATCAAATTTCATGTGTGCCCTACCTGCGGAAATATTATAACATGCACCGGGGAGGCCCAGATATCCTGCTGCGGACGAAAGCTGCCTGCTCTGGTTCCTCAAAAATCACAGGGAGAACATAGTCTGAAAGTGGAGACTGTGGAGGAAGATTACTATATCACTTTCTCACACGAAATGAGCAAGGAGCATTTCCTTAATTTCATTGCTTTTGTTACCTTGGACAAGGTACTGCTCATAAGGCTATACCCTGAGCAAAGCGGAGAAGTGCGCTTTCCCAAGCTCAGAAGCGGAGGCACATTATATTTCGGATGCAGCCGCCATGGACTATGGGAAGAAAAATTATAA
- a CDS encoding DMT family transporter, producing the protein MKKTALTSSLLLFLAACIWGFAFVAQSLGMNYMGPLIFNGTRFFLGGIVLLPVIFMRRGKGGKDRRKLPFSFALKGGICCGLALCAASVFQQIGIKYTTVGKAGFISTLYIVIVPVLGLFLHKKVRGRVWIAAAVAVCGLYMLCVGENFSLGRGDLFILVCSILFSVHILLIDYFAPKMDGVILSCIQFFVAGTICTVTGLILEQPVWNQLLAGIWPLLYAGVVSCGVAYTLQVIAQKNVEPSVASLILSLESSVSLLGGWLILGQALSQKELFGCALVFSAVILVQLPEKSPKEGGIYKEAV; encoded by the coding sequence ATGAAAAAAACAGCACTCACAAGCAGCTTGCTTTTGTTTTTGGCGGCCTGCATCTGGGGCTTTGCTTTTGTGGCGCAAAGCCTTGGTATGAATTATATGGGCCCCTTGATTTTTAACGGCACACGGTTTTTCTTAGGAGGAATCGTACTTTTGCCTGTAATATTTATGCGGCGTGGAAAGGGCGGGAAGGATAGACGAAAGCTGCCCTTTTCCTTTGCGCTGAAGGGAGGCATATGCTGCGGACTGGCACTCTGTGCAGCTTCTGTGTTCCAGCAGATAGGAATTAAATATACCACAGTTGGGAAGGCTGGATTTATCTCCACTTTATATATTGTTATCGTGCCGGTTCTGGGCTTGTTCCTGCATAAAAAGGTGCGGGGGAGGGTTTGGATAGCCGCAGCGGTTGCAGTATGCGGACTTTATATGCTCTGTGTGGGCGAGAACTTTTCTCTTGGAAGAGGGGATTTATTTATTCTTGTATGCTCAATCCTGTTTTCTGTGCATATTTTGCTGATCGATTATTTTGCTCCCAAGATGGACGGAGTAATATTGTCCTGTATTCAATTTTTTGTGGCAGGCACGATTTGCACCGTTACGGGACTCATTCTGGAACAGCCCGTATGGAATCAGCTTCTTGCGGGGATATGGCCGCTTTTATATGCGGGGGTCGTGTCTTGCGGAGTAGCGTATACCTTGCAGGTTATAGCGCAGAAGAATGTGGAGCCCTCCGTGGCTTCCCTTATACTGAGCCTGGAGTCTTCGGTATCGCTGTTAGGCGGATGGCTTATCCTGGGACAAGCGTTGTCTCAAAAGGAGCTGTTCGGCTGTGCCCTCGTTTTTTCTGCGGTAATCTTAGTGCAGCTTCCGGAGAAAAGCCCTAAAGAAGGCGGGATATATAAAGAGGCGGTTTGA
- a CDS encoding shikimate kinase — protein sequence MNNIILTGMPGAGKSTIGVVLAKRLGYRFVDSDLVIQERTGRLLHQIIEEKGIDGFIQVENEINESLDMEKTVIATGGSAVYGKEAMVHFKSIGTIIYLELSCESIAHRLGDLSERGVTVRKGQTLEDLYEERIPLYRRYADIIIDCEDKMIKDIAAEIESALKN from the coding sequence ATGAATAATATTATTTTGACCGGTATGCCGGGCGCGGGCAAGAGTACCATAGGTGTGGTACTCGCCAAGCGTCTGGGATACCGTTTTGTAGATTCTGATCTGGTCATTCAGGAGAGGACGGGAAGGCTTCTGCACCAAATCATAGAGGAAAAAGGAATCGATGGATTTATACAGGTGGAAAATGAGATAAATGAATCTCTCGATATGGAGAAAACGGTCATTGCTACGGGAGGAAGCGCCGTTTACGGTAAGGAGGCCATGGTACATTTCAAAAGCATAGGGACGATAATATATCTGGAGCTTTCCTGCGAATCGATAGCCCACAGACTGGGCGATTTGAGCGAAAGAGGCGTTACCGTGCGTAAGGGACAGACGTTAGAGGATTTGTACGAGGAGAGAATTCCCCTTTACCGGCGCTATGCGGATATCATAATCGACTGTGAGGATAAGATGATAAAAGATATAGCGGCGGAAATCGAAAGTGCCTTAAAGAATTAA
- a CDS encoding RidA family protein: MLKKVSTNKAPAAIGPYSQGIIAGDMLFASGQIPIDPATGDIKGSDIIEQAEQVMKNVGAILTEADTDYTKVVKTTCFLADMADFAAFNGVYEKYFTGKPARSCVAVKQLPKNVLCEVEVIVYLG, from the coding sequence ATGTTAAAAAAAGTATCTACAAATAAGGCACCGGCGGCGATTGGACCGTATTCTCAAGGAATCATAGCAGGAGATATGTTGTTTGCATCCGGACAGATTCCCATAGATCCGGCTACGGGCGATATTAAAGGAAGCGACATTATAGAGCAAGCGGAGCAGGTAATGAAAAATGTAGGAGCCATACTTACGGAGGCTGATACCGATTATACGAAGGTAGTAAAGACAACGTGCTTCTTGGCTGATATGGCGGATTTTGCAGCTTTTAACGGAGTATATGAAAAATATTTTACCGGGAAGCCGGCACGCAGCTGCGTAGCGGTAAAACAGCTTCCGAAGAATGTTCTCTGTGAGGTGGAGGTTATCGTATATCTTGGCTGA
- a CDS encoding Crp/Fnr family transcriptional regulator, with amino-acid sequence MLNTNEILLFKKHLTFWDKLTDKQKDKIIKNTSVVRYQKDSSIHTADLDCVGLLLPKTGTLRVYILSEEGREVTLYRIRSGSVCILSAACVLQSITFDVSIDAVTDCELLQLDSAVFLSIMQENIYMEAFAYKKATERFSDAMWAMQQILFMSFDRRLALFLLDETSKTGSQSLRMTHEEIAKYMGSAREVVSRMLKYFSSEGLVRLSRGEILITDHKKLTTLV; translated from the coding sequence ATGCTTAACACGAACGAGATATTGTTATTCAAAAAACATCTGACATTTTGGGATAAATTAACGGATAAGCAAAAGGACAAAATCATAAAGAACACCTCCGTTGTCCGTTATCAGAAAGACAGCTCCATACATACCGCAGACCTTGACTGCGTCGGTCTATTACTTCCGAAGACCGGTACGCTCAGAGTGTATATCCTCTCAGAAGAAGGGAGGGAAGTTACTCTATACCGCATCCGTTCCGGCAGTGTCTGCATTCTTTCCGCGGCCTGTGTCCTGCAAAGCATTACTTTCGACGTATCTATAGATGCCGTAACGGACTGCGAGCTTCTTCAGCTGGATTCTGCGGTCTTTTTGTCGATAATGCAGGAAAATATTTATATGGAAGCCTTCGCTTACAAGAAGGCGACAGAACGTTTCTCCGACGCCATGTGGGCGATGCAGCAAATATTATTTATGAGCTTCGATAGGAGGCTGGCCCTTTTTCTGCTGGATGAAACATCCAAGACGGGTTCCCAAAGTCTTAGAATGACCCACGAAGAAATCGCAAAATACATGGGAAGCGCAAGAGAAGTGGTCAGCCGGATGCTGAAATACTTCTCATCCGAAGGACTCGTGCGGCTTTCCCGCGGGGAGATCCTTATCACTGACCATAAAAAACTGACGA